In Gossypium raimondii isolate GPD5lz chromosome 12, ASM2569854v1, whole genome shotgun sequence, a single window of DNA contains:
- the LOC105763555 gene encoding mechanosensitive ion channel protein 2, chloroplastic isoform X2 — protein sequence MSLSGSLQLSYDLGLCRNQVYKTKFKIVLGRGKLDLLSSDLSSRASFLQQHGQDVWRSSLSNKLYRPMHFVPYRNDAFRCHAFGVPAQILELPGVKAASISLTRSYNTLQASPLALKLIPAATIIIFSLYGVGPLIRRGRSLLLHKSDNSWKKSRTHYVTTSYVQPLLLWAGAILMCRTLDPLVLPTEASQVVKQRLLNFVRSLSTVLAFAFCLSSTIQQMQKFFMETSDSSDTRNFAGKAIYSAVWVAAVSLFMELLGFSTEKWLTAGGLGTVLLTLAGREIFTNFLSSAMIHATRPFVVNEWIQTKIEGYEVSGTVEHVGWWSPTIVRGEDREAVHIPNHKFTVNVVRNLSQKTHWRIKTHLAISHMDVHKISNIVADMRKVLAKNPQVEQQRLHRRVFLENINPENQALMILVSCFVKTSHFEEYLCVKEAILLDLLRVISHHCARLATPIRTVQKIYSDADLENIPFADSMYNHDGIQSNRPLLLIEPSYKINGEDRTKGRSSRPAGEQDGKTTVRPSADTKGDNKAGMIPKPDSKSKGTPSVEPKANAKIGETPSSDTKENFKATFEPTSDDKVLLKSPLKSVSKTNSNAAETSSSSPKVPDSISDDLLKNKKVTDKQQKNARQSSELENPSLTLQETGIDKAGGLREPFQSKQEDEKLPVSQPPMTRSALEENIVLGVALEGSKRTLPIDEGLTSSAVDAKEVASSSRNGNGSTAGDKKDGQILSTSKTPNNQ from the exons ATGTCTCTTTCTGGTTCTTTGCAATTGTCCTATGATTTGGGACTTTGCAGGAACCAGGTATACAAGACAAAATTTAAG ATTGTACTTGGAAGGGGGAAGTTGGATTTATTGAGCTCTGACCTCTCATCTCGTGCTTCG TTCCTGCAACAGCATGGACAGGATGTTTGGAGAAGTTCACTCTCCAACAAATTGTACAGGCCAATGCATTTCGTTCCATACAGAAACGATGCCTTTAGGTGTCATGCTTTTGGAGTACCTGCCCAAATATTAGAACTGCCTGGTGTAAAAGCTGCATCTATTTCATTAACAAG GTCTTACAATACTTTACAAGCCAGTCCTCTTGCACTTAAGTTGATTCCAGCCGCtactattataattttttccctATATGGTGTTGGGCCACTTATTCGACGGGGTAGAAGCCTACTTCTCCAT AAGAGTGATAATAGTTGGAAGAAGAGTAGAACACATTATGTTACAACTTCTTATGTTCAACCTTTGCTGTTGTGGGCTGGAGCAATACTCATGTGCAG AACACTGGATCCATTAGTTCTCCCTACAGAAGCTAGCCAAGTTGTTAAGCAAcgacttttaaattttgtaagatCATTGTCAACTGTGTTGGCCTTTGCATTTTGCTTATCGAG CACGATTCAGCAAATGCAGAAATTCTTCATGGAGACGAGTGATTCCAGTGATACAAGAAAT TTTGCAGGGAAAGCTATATACTCTGCAGTTTGGGTTGCTGCTGTGTCGTTGTTCATGGAGTTGCTGGGTTTCTCTACAGAGAAGTGGCTGACTGCTGGAGGTCTGGGGACGGTTTTGCTGACTCTTGCTGGTCGTGAG ATATTCACTAATTTTCTTTCAAGTGCAATGATTCATGCAACTCGACCTTTTGTTGTGAATGAATGGATTCAAACAAAGATTGAGGGATATGAAGTTTCTGGCACTGTTGAG CATGTTGGTTGGTGGTCACCAACAATAGTAAGAGGGGAAGATCGAGAAGCAGTTCACATTCCAAACCACAAATTTACTGTAAATGTTGTGAGAAATCTTAGTCAGAAAACTCATTGGCGCATTAAAACTCACCTGGCTATCAGTCACATGGACGTCCATAAAATTAGT AATATTGTTGCTGACATGCGCAAAGTCCTGGCTAAGAATCCTCAAGTTGAGCAGCAGAGATTGCATAGAAGAGTATTTCTGGAAAATATTAATCCCGAAAATCAGGCTCTTATG ATACTGGTGTCTTGTTTTGTAAAAACTTCCCATTTTGAAGAGTACCTATGTGTCAAG GAAGCTATACTTTTGGATCTCCTTAGAGTCATCAGCCATCACTGTGCCCGGCTTGCCACACCAATTCGCACTGTGCAGAAAATATATAGTGATGCTGACTTGGAAAATATTCCTTTTGCAGACTCGATGTATAACCATGATGGAATACAATCTAACAGGCCTCTGTTACTGATTGAACCCTCTTATAAGATCAATGGTGAAGATAGAACAAAAGGCCGTTCTTCCCGTCCAGCTGGAGAGCAAGATGGTAAAACCACAGTGCGGCCTAGTGCTGACACTAAAGGAGACAACAAGGCAGGAATGATACCAAAGCCTGACTCCAAGTCCAAAGGAACACCATCTGTTGAACCCAAAGCTAATGCCAAGATAGGAGAAACTCCAAGCTCTGACACCAAGGAGAACTTTAAGGCCACATTTGAACCGACATCTGATGATAAAGTGCTCTTGAAATCACCATTAAAATCTGTCTCCAAAACAAATTCTAACGCTGCAGAAACATCTAGTTCCAGCCCAAAAGTTCCAGATTCAATCTCAGATGATCtgctaaaaaacaaaaaggtcACTGACAAGCAACAGAAAAATGCTAGACAGAGCAGCGAGTTGGAGAACCCTTCATTGACCTTGCAGGAAACTGGTATTGACAAAGCAGGAGGATTACGAGAACCCTTCCAATCAAAACAGGAAGATGAGAAGCTGCCAGTCTCTCAGCCACCAATGACAAGATCTGCCTTGGAGGAAAATATAGTTCTCGGTGTAGCATTAGAGGGCTCGAAGAGAACACTACCTATCGATGAAGGGTTGACCTCATCTGCTGTAGATGCAAAAGAAGTTGCATCTTCAAGCCGGAATGGAAACGGATCCACTGCTGGGGATAAGAAAGATGGTCAGATTCTATCGACTTCAAAGACCCCTAACAATCAGTGA
- the LOC105763555 gene encoding mechanosensitive ion channel protein 2, chloroplastic isoform X1, translated as MSLSGSLQLSYDLGLCRNQVYKTKFKIVLGRGKLDLLSSDLSSRASFLQQHGQDVWRSSLSNKLYRPMHFVPYRNDAFRCHAFGVPAQILELPGVKAASISLTRSYNTLQASPLALKLIPAATIIIFSLYGVGPLIRRGRSLLLHKSDNSWKKSRTHYVTTSYVQPLLLWAGAILMCRTLDPLVLPTEASQVVKQRLLNFVRSLSTVLAFAFCLSSTIQQMQKFFMETSDSSDTRNMGFQFAGKAIYSAVWVAAVSLFMELLGFSTEKWLTAGGLGTVLLTLAGREIFTNFLSSAMIHATRPFVVNEWIQTKIEGYEVSGTVEHVGWWSPTIVRGEDREAVHIPNHKFTVNVVRNLSQKTHWRIKTHLAISHMDVHKISNIVADMRKVLAKNPQVEQQRLHRRVFLENINPENQALMILVSCFVKTSHFEEYLCVKEAILLDLLRVISHHCARLATPIRTVQKIYSDADLENIPFADSMYNHDGIQSNRPLLLIEPSYKINGEDRTKGRSSRPAGEQDGKTTVRPSADTKGDNKAGMIPKPDSKSKGTPSVEPKANAKIGETPSSDTKENFKATFEPTSDDKVLLKSPLKSVSKTNSNAAETSSSSPKVPDSISDDLLKNKKVTDKQQKNARQSSELENPSLTLQETGIDKAGGLREPFQSKQEDEKLPVSQPPMTRSALEENIVLGVALEGSKRTLPIDEGLTSSAVDAKEVASSSRNGNGSTAGDKKDGQILSTSKTPNNQ; from the exons ATGTCTCTTTCTGGTTCTTTGCAATTGTCCTATGATTTGGGACTTTGCAGGAACCAGGTATACAAGACAAAATTTAAG ATTGTACTTGGAAGGGGGAAGTTGGATTTATTGAGCTCTGACCTCTCATCTCGTGCTTCG TTCCTGCAACAGCATGGACAGGATGTTTGGAGAAGTTCACTCTCCAACAAATTGTACAGGCCAATGCATTTCGTTCCATACAGAAACGATGCCTTTAGGTGTCATGCTTTTGGAGTACCTGCCCAAATATTAGAACTGCCTGGTGTAAAAGCTGCATCTATTTCATTAACAAG GTCTTACAATACTTTACAAGCCAGTCCTCTTGCACTTAAGTTGATTCCAGCCGCtactattataattttttccctATATGGTGTTGGGCCACTTATTCGACGGGGTAGAAGCCTACTTCTCCAT AAGAGTGATAATAGTTGGAAGAAGAGTAGAACACATTATGTTACAACTTCTTATGTTCAACCTTTGCTGTTGTGGGCTGGAGCAATACTCATGTGCAG AACACTGGATCCATTAGTTCTCCCTACAGAAGCTAGCCAAGTTGTTAAGCAAcgacttttaaattttgtaagatCATTGTCAACTGTGTTGGCCTTTGCATTTTGCTTATCGAG CACGATTCAGCAAATGCAGAAATTCTTCATGGAGACGAGTGATTCCAGTGATACAAGAAAT ATGGGTTTCCAGTTTGCAGGGAAAGCTATATACTCTGCAGTTTGGGTTGCTGCTGTGTCGTTGTTCATGGAGTTGCTGGGTTTCTCTACAGAGAAGTGGCTGACTGCTGGAGGTCTGGGGACGGTTTTGCTGACTCTTGCTGGTCGTGAG ATATTCACTAATTTTCTTTCAAGTGCAATGATTCATGCAACTCGACCTTTTGTTGTGAATGAATGGATTCAAACAAAGATTGAGGGATATGAAGTTTCTGGCACTGTTGAG CATGTTGGTTGGTGGTCACCAACAATAGTAAGAGGGGAAGATCGAGAAGCAGTTCACATTCCAAACCACAAATTTACTGTAAATGTTGTGAGAAATCTTAGTCAGAAAACTCATTGGCGCATTAAAACTCACCTGGCTATCAGTCACATGGACGTCCATAAAATTAGT AATATTGTTGCTGACATGCGCAAAGTCCTGGCTAAGAATCCTCAAGTTGAGCAGCAGAGATTGCATAGAAGAGTATTTCTGGAAAATATTAATCCCGAAAATCAGGCTCTTATG ATACTGGTGTCTTGTTTTGTAAAAACTTCCCATTTTGAAGAGTACCTATGTGTCAAG GAAGCTATACTTTTGGATCTCCTTAGAGTCATCAGCCATCACTGTGCCCGGCTTGCCACACCAATTCGCACTGTGCAGAAAATATATAGTGATGCTGACTTGGAAAATATTCCTTTTGCAGACTCGATGTATAACCATGATGGAATACAATCTAACAGGCCTCTGTTACTGATTGAACCCTCTTATAAGATCAATGGTGAAGATAGAACAAAAGGCCGTTCTTCCCGTCCAGCTGGAGAGCAAGATGGTAAAACCACAGTGCGGCCTAGTGCTGACACTAAAGGAGACAACAAGGCAGGAATGATACCAAAGCCTGACTCCAAGTCCAAAGGAACACCATCTGTTGAACCCAAAGCTAATGCCAAGATAGGAGAAACTCCAAGCTCTGACACCAAGGAGAACTTTAAGGCCACATTTGAACCGACATCTGATGATAAAGTGCTCTTGAAATCACCATTAAAATCTGTCTCCAAAACAAATTCTAACGCTGCAGAAACATCTAGTTCCAGCCCAAAAGTTCCAGATTCAATCTCAGATGATCtgctaaaaaacaaaaaggtcACTGACAAGCAACAGAAAAATGCTAGACAGAGCAGCGAGTTGGAGAACCCTTCATTGACCTTGCAGGAAACTGGTATTGACAAAGCAGGAGGATTACGAGAACCCTTCCAATCAAAACAGGAAGATGAGAAGCTGCCAGTCTCTCAGCCACCAATGACAAGATCTGCCTTGGAGGAAAATATAGTTCTCGGTGTAGCATTAGAGGGCTCGAAGAGAACACTACCTATCGATGAAGGGTTGACCTCATCTGCTGTAGATGCAAAAGAAGTTGCATCTTCAAGCCGGAATGGAAACGGATCCACTGCTGGGGATAAGAAAGATGGTCAGATTCTATCGACTTCAAAGACCCCTAACAATCAGTGA